The following are from one region of the Thiocapsa rosea genome:
- a CDS encoding monovalent cation/H+ antiporter subunit D, with the protein MNHLVIAPVLFPLFAATLLLLLRRVIPLRVRRILNLVALVIQILLVSLLVQRVAGGEILVYALGNWPAPYGIVMVADRLSVWMLLVTSLLAFFAMLYAVRGTDAGSRHFHPLFQLQLFGLSGAFLTGDLFNLFVFFEILLLASYGLLLHRGGANRVRAGLHFVALNLAGSTLFLFAVGTLYAILGTLNLADLAVKAAATPPENLGVVRAAGLMLFAVFALKAALIPLYLWLPAAYSSTSAPVAALFAIMTKVGAYSILRVYTLIFGAEAGPVANLIGPWLLPLALATMAIGTLGVLAAHELRRQVAYLVVVSVGFLLTAFALGTEASIGAGLYYLAHSTFAAAAFFLLADMIAMGRGTLADRLDPGPVIANANLIGAFFFIIAILVSGLPPLSGFVGKYMVLNAAVDLPSMPWVFGVILTAGLFGVIALARSGSLLFYRAEGVIERTGTAGRHAIGPNWGRLLPIIGLLLLCVTLVVWAGPLSDYTRATAEQLLEPGVYIRAVLGDPRSV; encoded by the coding sequence ATGAACCATCTGGTCATCGCCCCGGTCCTCTTCCCGCTCTTTGCGGCCACCCTGTTGCTGCTGTTGCGGCGCGTCATCCCCTTGCGCGTGCGACGCATCCTGAATCTTGTCGCACTCGTCATCCAGATCCTGCTGGTGTCGCTCCTGGTTCAGCGTGTCGCCGGGGGCGAGATTCTGGTGTATGCCCTCGGCAACTGGCCGGCGCCCTACGGGATCGTCATGGTCGCGGATCGTCTGAGCGTCTGGATGCTGCTCGTCACGAGCCTGCTCGCCTTCTTCGCCATGCTGTATGCCGTGCGCGGCACGGATGCCGGAAGCCGGCACTTCCATCCGCTCTTCCAGCTCCAGTTGTTCGGTCTAAGCGGTGCCTTTCTGACCGGCGATCTGTTCAACCTCTTCGTCTTCTTCGAGATCCTGCTGCTCGCCTCCTACGGGCTGCTGCTGCATCGCGGCGGGGCGAATCGGGTGCGGGCCGGGCTGCACTTCGTGGCCCTGAATCTCGCGGGTTCCACACTCTTTCTGTTCGCGGTCGGCACCCTCTACGCCATCCTCGGGACGCTCAACTTGGCGGACCTGGCGGTGAAGGCGGCAGCCACACCGCCGGAGAACCTCGGCGTGGTGCGCGCGGCCGGGCTCATGTTGTTCGCGGTCTTCGCGCTGAAGGCGGCCCTGATCCCGCTCTATCTGTGGCTGCCCGCGGCCTATTCGTCGACATCCGCACCGGTGGCTGCACTCTTCGCAATCATGACCAAGGTCGGCGCCTACAGCATCCTGCGGGTCTATACCCTGATTTTCGGTGCCGAGGCCGGTCCGGTCGCGAATCTGATCGGCCCCTGGCTGTTGCCGCTCGCGCTCGCAACGATGGCGATCGGCACCCTGGGCGTGCTGGCCGCACATGAGCTGCGCCGGCAGGTCGCCTATCTGGTCGTGGTCTCCGTGGGGTTTCTGCTGACGGCCTTCGCACTGGGGACGGAGGCCAGCATCGGTGCCGGTCTCTACTACTTGGCACATAGCACCTTCGCTGCGGCGGCCTTCTTCCTCTTGGCGGACATGATCGCCATGGGACGCGGCACGCTGGCGGATCGTCTGGATCCGGGGCCGGTCATCGCCAACGCCAACCTGATCGGTGCCTTCTTCTTCATCATCGCCATCTTGGTCTCCGGGCTGCCGCCGCTCTCGGGGTTCGTGGGCAAGTACATGGTCCTGAATGCCGCGGTGGACCTGCCGAGCATGCCTTGGGTGTTCGGCGTGATCCTGACCGCCGGGCTCTTCGGCGTCATCGCACTGGCGCGCAGCGGCAGCCTTTTGTTCTACCGCGCCGAGGGCGTGATCGAGCGGACAGGCACGGCCGGTCGCCACGCCATCGGTCCGAATTGGGGGCGCCTCTTGCCGATCATCGGCCTGCTGTTGCTCTGCGTCACGCTGGTCGTCTGGGCCGGCCCCTTGTCGGACTACACCCGTGCGACCGCCGAGCAACTCCTGGAGCCGGGTGTCTATATCCGGGCCGTACTGGGCGATCCCCGAAGTGTATGA
- a CDS encoding Na+/H+ antiporter subunit C has translation MEALIAVIIGVLTACGVYLALRARTFPVVIGLTLLSYAVNLFLFITGRLSVGLPAVISDQAVGYADPLPQALVLTAIVISFAMTAFIIMLALKARAELGTDQVDGRLDAEDARDAPGGERG, from the coding sequence ATGGAAGCCCTGATCGCCGTGATCATCGGTGTCTTGACCGCCTGCGGGGTCTACCTTGCACTGCGGGCGCGCACCTTTCCCGTGGTCATCGGACTGACTCTCTTGTCCTACGCCGTGAATCTCTTCCTGTTCATCACCGGGCGCCTGAGCGTCGGTCTGCCCGCGGTGATCTCGGATCAGGCCGTCGGCTATGCGGATCCGCTGCCTCAAGCGCTGGTGTTGACCGCCATCGTCATCAGTTTCGCCATGACGGCCTTCATCATCATGCTGGCGCTCAAGGCGCGTGCCGAACTGGGAACGGATCAGGTAGATGGCCGGCTCGACGCCGAGGACGCTCGTGACGCCCCCGGTGGAGAGCGCGGATGA
- a CDS encoding monovalent cation/H+ antiporter subunit A: MNLLFVVLIPFIGAGLAAWVSRFGRLQSAWVAGGVALAALIALAPSVAAPFLGETLVQRIPWIPALGLDLAFRLDGLGLLFALMILGIGLLVILYARYYLAERDCMGRFYGYLLLFMGSMLGIVLSENLILLLMFWELTSLSSFLLISYWQHREDARTGARMALAVTGLGGLAMLGGFVLLGEMVGSYDLSVVLASGDLIRADPLYTPMLVLILLGAFTKSAQFPFHFWLPHAMAAPTPVSAYLHSATLVKAGVFLLARLFPALSGTIEWSVLVMGAGLSTLLIGAYFALFKHDLKGLLAYSTISHLGLITLLFGIGTPLAAVAGVFHIINHATFKASLFMAAGIIDHECGTRDMRRINGLWRYMPYTGTLAMVAAAAMAGVPLFNGFLSKEMFFGETVTFSATHSWEWLLPGAVVVAGIFAVAYSLRFIHDVFFNGDPVDLPKTPHEPPRWMKVPVEILVAICLLVGILPAFTVAPLLYVAATGVLQSTPPAYDLAIWHGVNAALIMSIIALIGGILIYAGRQPLFKLATRLEGLLDAKAVFDWILKGLLALAGAVTRTLDTGSLQRMLLVFILCALTLGTIGFLGGGAPLSGDRALLPADAVSVLVTLALVIVALWTVILHRRRLTALIVMGALGVLVSLIFVKFSAPDLALTQLSVEVVTIVLLLLALYFLPQYSPAESSWTRRIRDIGVAGLAGGGAAALTWSVLTRPYESIADYFLENSVPGGGGGNVVNVILVDFRGFDTLGEISVLALAGLGIYAMLRDLRLPGPACDARGRPWNWDMHPTIMAALTRLLLPLALLVSAFIFLRGHNLPGGGFIAGLITAIALIMQYLANGVEWTHNRMTSNLHPVIGTGLLIGLLTGLASLIFGYPFLTSAFTHVHRPVIGDFELASAIAFDLGVYLVVVGATLLILVHLGLMHNASHPNEPAPSGPNHS, encoded by the coding sequence ATGAATCTTCTCTTCGTTGTTCTCATTCCCTTCATCGGGGCCGGCTTGGCCGCCTGGGTGTCGCGCTTCGGCCGTCTGCAATCGGCCTGGGTGGCCGGAGGTGTGGCCCTGGCCGCGCTGATCGCGCTGGCACCGAGCGTCGCCGCTCCGTTTCTGGGCGAGACCCTGGTGCAACGCATCCCCTGGATACCCGCGCTGGGGCTCGACCTCGCGTTCCGGCTCGACGGGCTTGGCCTGCTGTTCGCCCTGATGATCTTGGGGATCGGTCTGCTGGTCATCCTCTACGCGCGCTACTACCTGGCCGAGCGCGACTGTATGGGCCGGTTCTATGGGTATCTGCTGCTCTTCATGGGCTCGATGCTCGGGATCGTCCTGTCCGAGAACCTGATCCTGCTGCTGATGTTTTGGGAGCTGACGAGCCTCTCGTCCTTCCTGCTCATCAGCTACTGGCAGCATCGCGAGGATGCCCGAACGGGTGCGCGCATGGCCCTTGCCGTCACGGGGCTGGGCGGACTCGCCATGCTCGGCGGCTTCGTGCTGCTGGGCGAGATGGTCGGAAGCTACGATCTGTCCGTGGTCCTCGCCAGCGGCGACCTGATCCGAGCCGACCCGCTCTACACGCCGATGCTGGTGTTGATCCTGCTGGGTGCCTTTACCAAATCGGCGCAGTTCCCGTTCCATTTTTGGCTGCCGCACGCGATGGCGGCACCCACGCCGGTATCGGCCTATCTGCACTCGGCAACCCTCGTCAAAGCGGGTGTCTTCCTGCTGGCGCGTCTGTTCCCGGCACTTTCAGGGACGATTGAGTGGTCGGTCTTGGTCATGGGCGCCGGGCTTTCGACCCTGTTGATCGGTGCCTATTTCGCCCTCTTCAAGCACGACCTCAAGGGCCTGCTCGCCTACTCGACCATCAGCCATCTGGGCCTGATCACGCTGCTGTTCGGCATCGGGACTCCGCTCGCCGCAGTGGCCGGGGTCTTCCACATCATCAACCACGCGACCTTCAAGGCATCGCTCTTCATGGCCGCGGGCATCATCGACCATGAGTGCGGGACGCGCGACATGCGCCGCATCAACGGTCTGTGGCGCTACATGCCCTACACGGGAACGCTGGCGATGGTGGCCGCAGCGGCCATGGCCGGTGTCCCGCTCTTCAACGGGTTCCTCTCCAAGGAGATGTTCTTCGGCGAGACGGTGACCTTCTCGGCAACCCATTCCTGGGAGTGGCTCTTGCCCGGCGCCGTCGTCGTCGCGGGGATCTTCGCCGTGGCCTATTCGCTGCGCTTCATCCACGACGTCTTCTTCAACGGCGATCCGGTGGATCTGCCCAAGACCCCGCATGAGCCGCCGCGCTGGATGAAGGTGCCGGTGGAGATCCTGGTCGCGATCTGTCTGTTGGTCGGGATCCTGCCGGCCTTTACCGTGGCACCGCTGCTCTACGTGGCCGCGACGGGCGTGCTTCAGAGCACCCCGCCGGCCTACGATCTGGCCATCTGGCACGGCGTCAACGCCGCGCTGATCATGAGCATCATCGCCCTGATCGGAGGCATCCTGATTTATGCCGGACGCCAGCCGCTGTTCAAGCTCGCGACCAGGCTCGAAGGGCTCCTCGATGCCAAGGCCGTCTTCGATTGGATCCTGAAGGGACTCCTCGCGCTGGCCGGGGCCGTCACCCGCACGCTGGATACCGGCTCGCTGCAGCGCATGCTGCTCGTCTTCATCCTCTGCGCGCTGACCCTGGGGACGATCGGTTTCCTCGGCGGCGGGGCACCGCTGAGCGGCGATCGCGCACTCTTACCCGCCGATGCGGTGAGCGTGCTGGTGACACTCGCACTCGTCATCGTCGCGCTCTGGACAGTCATCCTGCACCGCCGACGCCTGACCGCGCTGATCGTGATGGGTGCGCTGGGAGTGCTGGTCTCGCTCATCTTCGTGAAGTTCTCGGCGCCGGACCTTGCCTTGACCCAACTCTCGGTGGAGGTGGTGACCATCGTCCTGTTGCTGCTGGCGCTGTATTTTCTGCCGCAGTACAGCCCGGCCGAGTCAAGCTGGACGCGACGGATCCGCGACATCGGGGTTGCCGGCCTGGCCGGCGGCGGCGCGGCGGCACTCACCTGGTCGGTACTCACCCGGCCTTACGAGAGCATCGCGGACTACTTTCTGGAGAACAGCGTGCCGGGAGGCGGCGGCGGCAACGTCGTGAACGTCATCCTGGTGGATTTCCGGGGCTTCGATACCCTGGGCGAGATCTCGGTTCTGGCGCTGGCGGGATTGGGCATCTATGCCATGCTCAGGGATCTGCGTTTGCCCGGACCGGCCTGCGACGCACGCGGGCGGCCCTGGAACTGGGACATGCATCCGACCATCATGGCCGCACTGACGCGCCTCCTGCTGCCGCTCGCCCTGCTGGTCTCGGCCTTCATCTTCCTGCGCGGACACAACCTGCCGGGCGGCGGTTTCATTGCCGGTCTCATCACGGCGATCGCACTCATCATGCAGTATTTGGCGAACGGCGTGGAATGGACGCACAATCGCATGACATCCAACCTGCATCCGGTCATCGGCACCGGGCTGCTGATCGGGCTGCTCACCGGACTGGCAAGCCTGATCTTCGGCTATCCCTTCCTGACCTCCGCCTTCACGCATGTGCACCGGCCGGTCATCGGTGACTTCGAGCTGGCCTCGGCGATCGCCTTCGACCTCGGCGTCTATCTGGTGGTGGTCGGGGCGACGCTCCTGATCCTGGTGCATCTCGGCCTGATGCACAACGCCAGTCATCCGAACGAGCCGGCACCGTCCGGGCCGAATCATTCTTGA